One genomic region from uncultured Subdoligranulum sp. encodes:
- a CDS encoding DUF4430 domain-containing protein, giving the protein MQKKSLKRTLSLLVCSALIAAAALCTGCSGQSTAPSDTSPVSEAATSEAAPAATEAPATADTAAAAQVLGEGATAFTFTVVDGDGNETDYEIHTDAQTVGDALTELGLIEGEDSEYGLYVKTVNGVTADYDTDGHYWAFYVDGEYAQTGVDATQVTAGASYAFKVE; this is encoded by the coding sequence ATGCAGAAAAAATCCCTGAAACGCACCCTGTCCCTGCTGGTCTGCAGCGCGCTGATTGCGGCGGCCGCGCTGTGCACCGGCTGCTCCGGCCAGAGCACCGCTCCGTCCGACACCTCCCCGGTGAGCGAGGCCGCCACCAGCGAAGCGGCCCCCGCTGCCACCGAAGCCCCCGCCACCGCCGACACCGCCGCTGCGGCCCAGGTGCTGGGCGAGGGTGCCACCGCCTTTACCTTCACGGTGGTGGACGGCGACGGCAACGAGACGGATTACGAGATCCACACCGACGCCCAGACGGTGGGCGACGCCCTGACCGAGCTGGGCCTGATCGAGGGCGAGGACAGTGAGTACGGCCTGTACGTCAAGACGGTGAACGGCGTCACCGCCGACTACGATACCGACGGCCACTACTGGGCCTTCTATGTGGACGGCGAATACGCCCAGACCGGCGTGGATGCCACCCAGGTCACCGCCGGGGCAAGCTACGCCTTCAAAGTGGAGTAA